One genomic window of Paeniglutamicibacter sp. Y32M11 includes the following:
- a CDS encoding ABC transporter substrate-binding protein produces the protein MPNPQRLRTLAVLVSILLVGTGCAPVGSGIGGAKPAGTSLALLTAALPETLNPLAGFDNNGTGKINESLYTLTGAAESLPRITPLLAAEEPKVSPDARTWTVKLRSDVRFSDGTTLDATDVVASYRAIMDPASASPILGTLSNVVDVESVDTYTVKFSLREAQVSFKTAMLIGIAPSEAIVPGQRVENSVLNRAPIGTGPYLVDSLDPARLALKANPRYRDGEVALKRVTYEAAPDDNARAQRMLAGEFDGTVLPPRLAATFGANPEFELVTATSADWRGLSLPADNPLTSDPKVRLALNLAVDRQSLIDGVLAGAGRAANTFVPAEYGEAFDPSAIFAHDPQRAAGLLDEAGWVIGDDLMRSKNGRPAAFTLMYNPGDSLRRDLSLAFSAQMKLLGIDVPVEAATFETAEPRVGTDAIMLGGGDTPYDVDTQLYKMLHSSYPAAGAYYDNPSRFADSAMDKALETGRTSLDETKRAAAYREVQRRYVEDPSMVLLAFTDHTYIQRTSVSATWQGTGTLLEPHDHGTTWGPWVKLGQWVPKP, from the coding sequence GTGCCCAACCCACAACGCCTGAGAACGCTGGCAGTTCTTGTCTCCATCCTATTGGTCGGCACCGGATGCGCGCCCGTGGGGTCGGGCATCGGCGGCGCCAAGCCCGCCGGGACCTCACTGGCACTGCTCACCGCGGCCCTTCCCGAGACACTCAACCCGCTGGCCGGATTCGACAATAACGGCACGGGAAAAATCAACGAATCCCTCTACACACTTACCGGCGCCGCGGAAAGTTTGCCGCGGATCACGCCACTGTTGGCGGCGGAGGAGCCCAAAGTTTCCCCCGATGCACGCACCTGGACGGTCAAGTTGCGCAGCGATGTCCGATTCAGCGACGGAACCACCCTTGACGCCACGGATGTCGTGGCAAGCTACCGGGCCATCATGGATCCGGCGAGCGCCTCCCCCATCCTCGGCACGCTCTCAAACGTCGTGGACGTCGAGTCCGTGGACACATACACCGTCAAATTCTCCCTGCGCGAAGCCCAGGTTTCCTTCAAGACGGCGATGCTCATCGGTATCGCCCCGTCCGAAGCCATTGTGCCCGGGCAGCGCGTGGAGAACTCGGTGCTAAACCGCGCCCCGATCGGCACCGGCCCCTACCTGGTGGATTCGCTGGATCCCGCGCGCCTGGCGCTTAAGGCAAACCCGAGATACCGCGACGGCGAGGTCGCGCTGAAGCGCGTCACCTACGAGGCCGCGCCCGATGACAACGCCCGGGCCCAGCGCATGCTGGCCGGGGAATTTGACGGCACCGTGCTACCCCCGCGACTCGCTGCCACCTTCGGCGCCAACCCAGAGTTCGAGCTGGTCACGGCCACCTCCGCGGACTGGCGCGGGCTCTCCCTGCCCGCGGATAACCCACTGACATCCGACCCAAAGGTGCGTCTGGCCCTGAACCTTGCGGTGGACAGGCAGTCATTGATTGACGGTGTCCTGGCGGGTGCCGGGCGTGCGGCAAACACCTTTGTTCCGGCCGAATATGGCGAGGCGTTTGATCCCTCCGCCATTTTTGCCCACGATCCGCAGCGCGCCGCGGGGCTGCTCGATGAGGCAGGCTGGGTCATCGGGGACGATTTAATGCGCTCGAAAAACGGGAGACCGGCCGCGTTCACGCTGATGTACAACCCTGGCGATTCGCTGCGCCGGGACCTGTCGCTGGCCTTCTCCGCACAGATGAAGTTGCTGGGCATCGATGTACCGGTCGAGGCGGCGACCTTCGAGACGGCCGAGCCACGGGTGGGAACCGACGCGATCATGCTCGGCGGGGGTGACACCCCGTATGACGTGGACACTCAGCTGTACAAGATGTTGCATTCCTCCTACCCCGCCGCCGGGGCGTACTACGACAATCCGAGCAGGTTCGCGGATTCTGCCATGGACAAGGCGCTGGAAACCGGGCGAACCAGCCTGGATGAGACCAAACGGGCCGCCGCCTACCGCGAGGTTCAGCGCCGCTACGTCGAGGACCCATCCATGGTGCTGCTCGCGTTTACCGACCACACCTATATCCAGCGCACCTCCGTTTCCGCTACCTGGCAAGGTACGGGAACGTTGCTGGAGCCGCACGACCACGGCACCACGTGGGGCCCGTGGGTGAAGCTCGGCCAGTGGGTACCGAAACCATGA
- a CDS encoding MFS transporter, translating to MISGAPSDMQQGAAGARPGIFERMGLPRPLLWGFVGLMLFMIGDGVETNILTPFLTAEHGFTIPMAGTLVTVYGIAVAIAAFLSASLSDLWGPRRVMFIGAGIWVAFEILFLVVALNASSVALIFLAYGLRGFGYPFFAYGFLVWISATANAKRLAVAIGWFYVAFSAGLPTLGALTATASLNLFGLDYYGTLWISLGLVIVGAVVALVGVKEKKGRGPLVANSDEVFKTLVFGFTLLRTNRRALMVMLTRTINSIPTYGMAIFFPALFTDQFGWSVGQFLILTTVIYAVNIPCNLFFGALGDKLGWSKTVTWFGAVLCAVSMLGLYVVPAFAISRGWESAYGLTLLVGAIFGVGLAGFVPLSAIAVSLAPKHPGAAMASYNLGIGAAVFAGPLLVALLYSTLGASGMVYLFAALYLVAALMSHALRGTQPGFNGVPLSAPERLA from the coding sequence ATGATTTCGGGAGCACCATCAGATATGCAGCAAGGCGCGGCAGGAGCCCGCCCGGGCATCTTCGAACGCATGGGACTTCCCCGTCCATTGCTCTGGGGCTTCGTCGGGCTGATGCTGTTCATGATCGGTGACGGCGTAGAGACCAACATCCTCACCCCATTCCTGACCGCCGAGCACGGATTCACCATCCCTATGGCCGGCACTCTAGTCACCGTTTACGGCATTGCCGTGGCCATTGCGGCCTTCCTTTCCGCCTCCCTCTCGGACCTCTGGGGACCACGCCGGGTAATGTTCATCGGCGCCGGCATCTGGGTGGCCTTCGAGATCCTTTTCCTGGTGGTTGCCCTGAACGCCTCAAGCGTGGCGCTGATTTTTCTCGCCTACGGGCTACGCGGATTCGGCTACCCCTTCTTTGCCTACGGATTCCTCGTCTGGATCAGCGCCACCGCCAACGCCAAACGCTTGGCCGTGGCCATCGGCTGGTTCTACGTGGCCTTCAGCGCCGGACTCCCCACTCTCGGAGCCCTGACCGCCACCGCATCACTCAATCTTTTCGGCCTGGACTATTACGGGACGCTTTGGATTTCCCTGGGGCTGGTCATCGTCGGTGCGGTGGTGGCCTTGGTCGGCGTCAAGGAGAAGAAGGGACGCGGCCCGCTGGTGGCCAACTCCGACGAGGTCTTCAAGACGTTGGTCTTCGGATTCACCCTTTTGAGGACCAACCGCAGGGCCCTGATGGTCATGCTCACCCGTACCATCAACTCGATCCCCACCTATGGCATGGCCATTTTCTTCCCCGCTCTGTTCACCGACCAATTCGGCTGGAGCGTGGGCCAGTTCCTGATCCTCACCACCGTCATTTATGCGGTGAACATCCCCTGCAATCTCTTCTTCGGCGCTCTGGGCGACAAGCTGGGCTGGAGCAAGACGGTGACCTGGTTCGGTGCGGTGCTCTGCGCCGTCTCGATGCTCGGGCTCTATGTGGTCCCCGCCTTCGCAATTTCCCGGGGCTGGGAATCGGCCTACGGCCTGACCCTGCTCGTTGGTGCGATCTTCGGCGTCGGGCTGGCGGGTTTCGTTCCGCTTTCGGCCATCGCTGTATCCCTGGCACCGAAGCACCCCGGGGCCGCGATGGCCTCCTACAACCTGGGGATTGGAGCCGCGGTGTTTGCCGGACCATTGCTGGTGGCGCTGCTGTATTCGACGCTCGGAGCATCGGGCATGGTTTATCTCTTTGCCGCGCTCTACCTTGTTGCCGCACTCATGTCCCACGCACTGCGCGGCACGCAGCCCGGTTTTAACGGTGTGCCACTGTCGGCCCCGGAACGCCTGGCCTAA
- a CDS encoding helix-turn-helix transcriptional regulator codes for MSEMEHGKIGADAVAATEPSLPDWIDVFALVADATRMKILIAMHAAPDSSVTQLAAATALGANTVTQALATLHKAGVVSVRADGRYRRWTLTHPEVHRLLHQMRAPHSELHPEHP; via the coding sequence ATGTCGGAAATGGAACACGGCAAGATCGGAGCGGACGCTGTAGCCGCGACCGAGCCAAGCCTGCCCGACTGGATCGACGTCTTTGCCTTGGTTGCCGATGCCACGCGAATGAAAATCCTCATTGCCATGCATGCCGCCCCGGATTCCTCGGTCACCCAGTTGGCGGCCGCCACGGCGCTGGGCGCCAATACCGTCACCCAGGCGCTGGCCACCTTGCATAAGGCCGGCGTGGTGAGCGTGCGTGCCGACGGCCGCTACCGCCGCTGGACGCTGACCCATCCCGAGGTCCACCGGCTGCTGCACCAGATGCGGGCGCCGCATTCAGAGCTGCACCCCGAACACCCTTAG
- a CDS encoding HAD-IIA family hydrolase, with protein MAIHEPRSVHDIECWLTDMDGVLVHENQAIPGAAEMIAHWVSTGKRFLVLTNNSIYTPRDLRARLLSSGLDVPEENIWTSAMATAEFLRRQRPGGRAFVIGEAGLTTALHDAGFILTDQDPDYVVLGETRTYSFEAITRAIRLIAAGARFITTNPDATGPSPEGLLPATGSVAALITQATRREPYVVGKPNPMMFRSALNRIDAHSETTAMIGDRMDTDIIAGMEAGLLTLLVHTGITKPGDVASFPFRPDLERSSVADIFNELLQGPEAAPGKASGPHED; from the coding sequence ATGGCGATTCATGAACCACGCAGCGTTCACGACATCGAATGTTGGCTCACGGACATGGACGGGGTGCTGGTACACGAAAATCAGGCCATCCCCGGCGCTGCCGAGATGATCGCGCACTGGGTGAGCACGGGCAAACGCTTCCTGGTGCTGACCAACAATTCGATCTACACCCCGAGGGATCTGCGGGCACGCCTGCTGTCCTCCGGATTGGACGTCCCGGAAGAGAACATCTGGACCTCGGCCATGGCCACCGCCGAATTTTTGCGCCGTCAGCGTCCGGGCGGACGCGCGTTTGTGATTGGCGAGGCCGGATTGACCACCGCACTGCACGATGCAGGTTTCATCCTGACCGATCAGGACCCCGATTATGTGGTGTTGGGCGAAACCCGCACCTACTCCTTTGAGGCCATCACTCGGGCCATTCGTCTGATCGCCGCCGGCGCTCGGTTCATCACCACCAATCCGGATGCCACCGGACCCTCCCCCGAGGGACTGCTGCCCGCCACCGGATCCGTGGCCGCGCTAATCACTCAGGCCACCCGCCGCGAACCGTACGTGGTGGGCAAGCCGAACCCGATGATGTTCCGCTCCGCCCTGAACCGGATCGACGCGCATTCGGAGACCACGGCAATGATTGGTGACCGCATGGACACCGACATCATCGCCGGAATGGAAGCCGGGCTACTGACGCTGTTGGTGCATACCGGCATCACCAAGCCCGGTGATGTGGCGTCCTTCCCGTTCCGCCCCGATCTGGAACGTAGCTCGGTCGCCGACATCTTCAACGAGCTGCTTCAGGGGCCGGAGGCCGCGCCGGGCAAGGCGTCCGGTCCGCACGAAGACTGA
- a CDS encoding gluconokinase codes for MSAQTMESASGAAITLHRVIVMGVSGCGKSTVGELLGSTLGAQFLDGDSLHPQANIDKMAAGHPLNDDDREPWLREVGERLGSMDTGSMIIACSALKRKYRDLIRANAPGTVFIHLHGTVELLTERMAARPGHFMPVGLLESQLATLEPLASDEAGVVLNIAATPAQLAHKAATWLNASA; via the coding sequence GTGAGCGCGCAAACCATGGAATCCGCCAGCGGCGCGGCAATCACGCTGCACCGCGTCATTGTCATGGGCGTCTCGGGCTGCGGTAAGTCCACCGTCGGTGAGCTGCTGGGATCCACTCTGGGGGCGCAGTTCCTTGATGGGGACTCGCTGCACCCGCAGGCCAACATCGACAAGATGGCTGCCGGGCACCCGCTGAACGACGATGACCGCGAACCGTGGCTGCGCGAGGTGGGCGAACGCCTCGGCTCGATGGATACCGGCTCGATGATCATCGCGTGTTCGGCATTGAAACGCAAATACCGGGATTTGATCAGGGCAAACGCCCCGGGCACGGTATTCATTCACCTGCACGGCACCGTCGAGCTGCTCACCGAACGCATGGCGGCCCGTCCCGGGCACTTCATGCCGGTGGGCCTGCTCGAATCCCAGCTGGCCACCCTTGAACCGCTGGCAAGCGACGAAGCGGGTGTGGTGCTTAATATCGCTGCCACGCCCGCGCAGTTGGCGCACAAGGCCGCAACTTGGTTGAATGCCAGCGCTTGA
- a CDS encoding mannitol dehydrogenase family protein produces the protein MELNNSTLAHIASPVSVPRYDRSAVSAGIIHFGVGGFHRAHQAMYLDTLMNQGKALDWGIRGMGVMPSDVRMRDILDASDGLYTLVEKNPDGSRQVRVVGSIIDYIFAPEDPGAAIEALADPGIRIVSLTVTEGGYNVHPVTGEFDLANPAIAADLANPATPGTTFGLISAGLKLRRERGIAPFTVMSCDNIQGNGEVAHKMFGAFATALDAEFGAWVEANVPFPNSMVDRITPVTTDADRADVAQRYDIDDAWPVVCEDFTQWVLEDTFASGRPPYEEAGVQLVADVVPYELMKLRLLNATHQGLCYFGHLAGYRAVHEVARNPLFAAFLLRYMDEEATPTLAPLPGVDLAAYKLKLIERYSNEYVADTVARLCAESSDRIPKWLIPVVRENLAAGRNVELCAAIVASWARYAEGIDEQGHAIVVVDRLADELRSVASTNRENPTAFISQRELFGDIVEDEAFAAPYRAALASLHDRGSLATLESIMAGESAAV, from the coding sequence ATGGAACTGAACAATTCGACACTCGCGCATATTGCATCTCCCGTATCAGTCCCCCGCTACGACCGTTCTGCCGTGAGCGCCGGCATCATCCACTTCGGCGTCGGCGGCTTCCACCGCGCCCACCAGGCCATGTATCTGGACACCCTGATGAACCAGGGCAAGGCCCTGGACTGGGGCATTCGCGGCATGGGAGTCATGCCCTCGGATGTGCGCATGCGCGACATTCTTGATGCTAGCGACGGGCTGTACACGCTGGTGGAGAAGAATCCGGACGGCAGTCGACAGGTGCGCGTCGTCGGTTCGATCATCGACTATATCTTCGCCCCCGAGGACCCGGGAGCCGCCATTGAGGCCTTGGCCGACCCCGGCATCCGTATCGTCTCACTCACCGTGACCGAGGGCGGCTACAACGTCCACCCGGTGACCGGGGAATTTGATCTGGCCAACCCCGCCATCGCGGCCGACCTCGCCAACCCCGCAACCCCGGGCACCACCTTTGGACTGATCAGCGCCGGGCTGAAGCTGCGCCGCGAGCGCGGTATCGCCCCGTTCACCGTGATGAGCTGCGACAACATCCAGGGCAACGGCGAGGTGGCGCACAAGATGTTCGGCGCCTTCGCCACGGCCCTGGATGCGGAGTTCGGCGCCTGGGTTGAGGCCAATGTGCCCTTCCCCAACTCCATGGTCGATCGGATCACCCCGGTTACCACCGACGCCGACCGCGCGGATGTTGCTCAGCGCTACGACATCGACGATGCCTGGCCGGTAGTGTGCGAGGACTTCACCCAATGGGTATTGGAGGACACCTTTGCCTCCGGCCGCCCACCCTACGAGGAGGCCGGGGTCCAACTTGTTGCTGACGTGGTCCCCTACGAACTGATGAAGCTGCGCCTGCTTAACGCCACTCACCAGGGATTGTGCTACTTCGGACACCTAGCCGGGTACCGCGCGGTGCACGAGGTGGCCCGCAACCCGCTGTTTGCTGCATTCCTCCTGCGCTACATGGACGAGGAGGCGACCCCCACTCTGGCACCGCTGCCCGGCGTGGATTTGGCGGCCTACAAGCTTAAGCTCATCGAGCGCTACAGCAATGAATACGTCGCCGACACCGTAGCCCGATTGTGTGCCGAGTCATCGGATCGTATCCCGAAGTGGCTCATCCCGGTTGTCCGTGAGAACCTCGCCGCGGGCCGGAATGTTGAACTCTGCGCCGCGATCGTGGCCAGCTGGGCGCGCTACGCCGAGGGCATCGACGAGCAGGGCCATGCCATCGTGGTGGTCGATCGGCTCGCCGATGAACTGCGCTCCGTGGCCAGCACGAACCGTGAGAACCCAACGGCGTTTATTAGCCAGCGCGAACTCTTCGGCGACATCGTTGAGGACGAGGCCTTTGCCGCACCGTACCGCGCAGCACTCGCCTCACTGCACGATCGTGGTTCGCTTGCCACCCTCGAGTCGATCATGGCCGGGGAATCCGCCGCAGTTTAA
- a CDS encoding DeoR/GlpR family DNA-binding transcription regulator produces the protein MNLVTNEKLGLGGNVEPQRTGLPPETRRDEVADYVTQAKSVKVEELAEHFAVSTMTIHRDLEQLSNDGRLERVRGGARAITTRMAERDVRLRRYLNAATKDSLARVAAALIPEGSVVGLDDSTTVGAMGSYLAARRPSTVVTHSLSLMSIVAGQPHMALVGLGGQYYPETDSFLGSVVVEQLRRITADIVFVSTTAMKNDALFHPDAEAALTKRAMINMGARKVLVVDSAKFESAGLYHVIDVAEFDDVVVDDALPEPEVSRLRELGVTVHVAAAH, from the coding sequence ATGAACCTTGTGACTAATGAAAAGTTGGGCCTAGGCGGGAATGTCGAACCGCAGCGAACCGGGTTGCCGCCCGAAACTCGCCGAGACGAAGTGGCGGACTACGTCACTCAAGCGAAAAGTGTCAAAGTCGAGGAATTGGCCGAACACTTCGCGGTCAGCACCATGACCATTCACCGGGATTTGGAACAGCTCTCCAACGACGGGCGCCTCGAACGCGTCCGCGGTGGAGCACGTGCCATCACCACCCGCATGGCCGAACGCGATGTGCGACTCAGGCGGTACTTGAACGCAGCCACCAAGGATTCGCTGGCCCGCGTCGCCGCGGCACTGATCCCTGAAGGCTCGGTGGTAGGGCTGGACGATTCGACCACCGTAGGTGCCATGGGCTCGTACCTTGCTGCCCGCCGGCCCTCCACGGTGGTCACCCATTCCCTGTCACTGATGAGTATCGTGGCAGGTCAGCCCCATATGGCCTTGGTTGGGCTGGGTGGGCAATACTATCCCGAGACGGATTCTTTCCTCGGCTCAGTTGTGGTTGAGCAGCTGCGCCGCATCACCGCCGACATCGTCTTTGTATCGACCACCGCGATGAAAAATGATGCCCTTTTCCACCCCGACGCCGAGGCCGCGCTGACCAAGCGCGCCATGATCAACATGGGCGCCCGCAAGGTCTTGGTGGTGGACAGCGCCAAATTTGAATCCGCGGGCCTCTACCACGTGATCGACGTGGCTGAATTTGATGATGTCGTCGTGGACGATGCCCTGCCCGAACCCGAAGTTTCCCGGCTCCGGGAACTGGGTGTCACCGTCCATGTCGCCGCGGCGCATTAA
- a CDS encoding glycoside hydrolase family 3 C-terminal domain-containing protein — MNGAVDQTVVGQVGLLVRVGQGKTVLHVYFRQPFVMDEASGLRDAGAIVAGFGMSDTALLDVLSGKVAPQGRMPFALAGTATAIREQYSDLPGYAETTEGDLYPFGFGLGY; from the coding sequence GTGAACGGTGCCGTCGATCAGACGGTTGTAGGGCAGGTAGGCCTGCTGGTACGGGTAGGACAGGGCAAGACGGTCCTGCATGTGTACTTCCGTCAGCCGTTTGTCATGGACGAGGCCAGCGGTCTGCGCGACGCCGGTGCGATCGTGGCCGGCTTCGGCATGAGCGACACCGCCCTGCTCGACGTGCTCTCCGGCAAGGTGGCCCCGCAGGGGAGGATGCCATTCGCGCTGGCCGGAACGGCCACGGCCATTCGCGAGCAGTACAGCGATCTGCCCGGCTACGCCGAGACCACGGAAGGGGACCTCTACCCGTTCGGCTTCGGCCTGGGATATTGA
- the xylB gene encoding xylulokinase yields MGTDYVLGIDSSTQSCKAVLVNAETGELVDERRQSHPEGTQVDPARWLDAMEASAGEFLDRAAAVAVAGQQHGMVALDAMGEPVRDAMLWNDTSSASQARDLVAELGGPQGCADAVGSVMVASLTASKLRWLQESEPENAKRTRNVLLPHDYLSWHLGGRAEMTTDHGDASGTGYYSTSRREFLPEVAAAALGHAVGLPRLAEVNEIVGTTRNGAKIAAGTGDNMAAALGLDLGPGDVCVSIGTSGVASSVVDASVHDGSGLVTGFVDATGRYLPLACTLNGAPVLDFGARILGVDHAEFTRLAMGADQGSGGAVLLPYLGGERTPNRPNASGLMHGIRATTSREQFARSIVEGLLCSMKDAVQALENATGVATGRILLIGGGAQSEAVRNIAPEIFGVAVDVPATAEYVARGAARQAAWALSGQAHPPVWKSLESRRYEAARRPEIYERYATVRDATESWD; encoded by the coding sequence ATGGGCACCGACTACGTCTTAGGTATTGATTCATCAACCCAATCTTGCAAGGCGGTCCTGGTGAACGCCGAAACCGGTGAGCTTGTTGACGAGCGTCGCCAGTCGCATCCGGAGGGCACCCAAGTAGATCCTGCCCGCTGGCTTGATGCCATGGAAGCCAGCGCCGGTGAGTTCTTGGACCGGGCCGCAGCGGTGGCCGTCGCGGGGCAACAACATGGCATGGTGGCCCTAGACGCAATGGGCGAACCGGTGCGTGACGCGATGCTCTGGAACGACACTTCCTCCGCCTCTCAGGCTCGGGATCTGGTAGCCGAACTCGGCGGTCCGCAAGGCTGTGCTGATGCCGTCGGATCGGTCATGGTCGCATCGCTAACTGCATCCAAGCTGCGATGGCTGCAGGAAAGCGAACCCGAGAACGCCAAGCGCACGCGCAACGTGTTGCTACCCCACGACTACCTTTCCTGGCATCTCGGCGGGCGCGCAGAGATGACCACCGACCACGGGGACGCCTCCGGAACCGGTTACTACTCGACCTCCCGCAGGGAGTTCCTTCCGGAGGTCGCGGCCGCCGCTCTTGGCCATGCAGTCGGCCTGCCGCGGCTCGCTGAAGTCAACGAAATCGTCGGAACCACCCGGAACGGGGCCAAAATTGCGGCCGGAACCGGCGACAACATGGCCGCAGCCTTGGGACTGGACCTGGGGCCAGGCGATGTTTGTGTTTCCATCGGCACTTCCGGGGTTGCCTCCTCGGTCGTGGATGCCAGCGTGCACGACGGTAGCGGGCTGGTGACCGGATTTGTTGATGCCACTGGCCGATACCTGCCGCTGGCCTGCACGCTGAATGGTGCGCCGGTACTCGACTTTGGTGCCCGAATCCTCGGGGTCGACCATGCAGAGTTCACTCGACTAGCCATGGGCGCAGATCAAGGTTCGGGTGGAGCGGTGCTGTTGCCCTACTTGGGTGGGGAACGTACCCCGAACCGCCCCAACGCCAGTGGCTTGATGCATGGCATTCGGGCCACCACGAGTCGCGAACAATTTGCCCGTTCCATCGTCGAGGGTCTGCTGTGCTCGATGAAGGATGCGGTCCAGGCCCTGGAAAATGCAACGGGTGTGGCAACTGGGCGGATCCTGCTGATTGGCGGCGGAGCGCAATCGGAGGCCGTGCGTAACATCGCCCCGGAAATCTTCGGGGTCGCAGTGGATGTTCCTGCTACCGCCGAATATGTTGCCCGTGGTGCAGCGCGCCAGGCGGCGTGGGCGCTGAGTGGACAAGCGCATCCGCCGGTTTGGAAGAGTCTTGAGTCGCGTCGCTACGAGGCAGCACGCCGCCCAGAAATCTATGAACGCTACGCCACGGTGCGCGATGCCACCGAATCCTGGGACTAA